A stretch of DNA from Serinus canaria isolate serCan28SL12 chromosome 14, serCan2020, whole genome shotgun sequence:
gcgGCCCGTGCTGCTTTCGTGCCCCGAGCAGCGccatcctgctctgtgcctgagcCTGGTCTGTAATGCTCACTGGCGTCCCTAAAGCAAGGGAATCTTGCTGGAGTGCCCGGGCCTCGGCATGAGTTTGTGTAATAAGTGCCGGCAAAAGGAGCGGGCTTACGTGTGTGTCCTTCTGCAGACAATCGTTATGAACGACTGCATCATCCGCGGGGACCTGGCGAACGTGCGGGTGGGCCGGCACTGCGTGGTGAAGAGCCGCAGCGTCATCAGGCCGCCCTTCAAGAAGTTCAGCAAAGGGTAAGAGTCTCCTGCCCCTTCCTTCAGGGAGATACCTGAAAAATCTGTCAGCTTGAGCGAGTCTTGTGTTCCGAGAACTCTGTTCCTTTTGCAGCAATTTGCAGAAATGATCTCTCAAACCTGCTTTTTTCTCAgatgctgagctgtgccttGGGGGTTGGTGTTCCAACCCTCTGTTGGATGGAAAGGGATAGATTAGAATAGCAAAGTGAAGAGCATGTTTCAgtttctgtgtgtttattcACAACATCTTCCTTCTCATTTGGGCCATCCTTTAGAGAGCAGAAACCCAGAAACCGTTCTGCCTCCCTTAGCACCGGATCCACATCTGTTAATCCATCTGGGAACAGGAGACTCCACAGGGTCTAGCAGTGTCAGTTTGTTTGTTGGACACATACAAATACTCTACTCTCCTGTTGCAGGGTGGCTTTCTTCCCTCTGCACATTGGTGACCATGTCTTCATAGAAGAGGACTGTGTTGTCAACGCGGCCCAGATCGGCTCCTATGTGCACATAGGCAAGAACTGTGTCATTGTGAGTgccatttctgtattttctgtgaactcctgtgtgctgctgaggccttgtgacagcagctgagagGTGTCTGCAccagctggctggagcaggctcagcatctctgtgctgttccttcctgctccttgtccttctctgcagggagctgagctttCAGGTTCACTTCTCTGTGGACagcatgttcagctgctgctggctgcagaatCCATCCCAGGTGTTGTCCCTGTGGCTAATGGCATTGCCCGGGGGAGACAGCCTGGCCACAGAGTACAAGTGGAATTGTGTTTCTGTGTAAATAAGACCAAATAGTCAaggctgctgtgtgctgaggTAGAAAAGGCCTTGCTGGTACTGCTTGACTCGGGTTTTGGTGCCAGTTTGAACATTGACATGTTAATGTGCAGTTGTGTGTGCTAGCTGAAAGCAAGCATACGTTTTTcctcaaaaagaaaagttaattcTGTTGGGACAGCATTCAGTCAGGGTAAAGATTTATTCCTGTGATCTCTTATAAAGGATATGTTTTGAGTAATTAATCCTCTTGGAATTTAGGTAACATATCAGTAATAATAAGAAAACCTCATGTTTATAGTGTTGTAAATATAAACTTTTCCTGTTCTCTGTTTTAGGGACGTAGATGTGTTTTGAAAGACTGCTGCAAAATCTTAGACAACACAGTACTCCCTCCTGAAACCGTTGTTCCACCTTTCACTGTCTTCTCAGGCTGCCCAGGTATGCTCCCTCTATCTTCCCTTGCACAAAAGTGCAGATAACATGGATGTTCTTACTTTAAATGGGATTTCTAAAACAAAGGTGCCCATTAGCATTTAGTGCCTAAAAATAGAGTTACTGGGTACTTTCTACACTGAGAAGTA
This window harbors:
- the DCTN5 gene encoding dynactin subunit 5 isoform X2 encodes the protein MELSEMLYNKSEYIETTIVMNDCIIRGDLANVRVGRHCVVKSRSVIRPPFKKFSKGVAFFPLHIGDHVFIEEDCVVNAAQIGSYVHIGKNCVIGRRCVLKDCCKILDNTVLPPETVVPPFTVFSGCPGLFSGELPECTQELMIDVTKSYYQKFLPLTQVASGRA
- the DCTN5 gene encoding dynactin subunit 5 isoform X1, which encodes MELSEMLYNKSEYIETASGNKVSRQSVLCGSQNIVLNGKTIVMNDCIIRGDLANVRVGRHCVVKSRSVIRPPFKKFSKGVAFFPLHIGDHVFIEEDCVVNAAQIGSYVHIGKNCVIGRRCVLKDCCKILDNTVLPPETVVPPFTVFSGCPGLFSGELPECTQELMIDVTKSYYQKFLPLTQVASGRA